In Bacteroidota bacterium, a genomic segment contains:
- a CDS encoding homoserine kinase: MKEIIIRAPATSANVGPGYDIFALTLREPHDEVVLTLNDSDNITLSITGDNQNIPLSPADNTAGLAVLELLKRKNLNQGIHINIIKNMVSGCGMGTTGASAAASIFGLDKLLNLGLGPNEMIDIARMGEVASGGSPHADNVAAAILGGFILVKSYNPIDVLKLDIPEFPVILAVIMKSQRTTRGFITYEIGQEKLKEQMARCSRVIHALHIRDIEEFGKAVSVDYIAEPVRSAAIPGYQDIKQKALSAGAYGFNVSGGGSSVFAVCPENKVDEIAFLLEKEFTSNPHFIEVIRTKTSNEGVRIIKS; this comes from the coding sequence GGGCTATGATATTTTTGCGCTGACACTGAGAGAACCTCATGATGAAGTTGTTCTGACGTTGAATGACTCGGATAATATCACTCTTTCCATCACCGGAGATAACCAGAATATACCGTTATCACCAGCAGATAACACTGCCGGACTGGCTGTTCTCGAGCTGCTGAAAAGAAAAAATCTGAACCAGGGCATTCATATCAATATCATTAAAAATATGGTTTCGGGTTGTGGAATGGGTACGACAGGCGCCTCTGCCGCAGCGTCCATTTTTGGTTTGGACAAGTTACTTAACCTCGGTCTTGGCCCCAATGAGATGATCGATATTGCCCGTATGGGCGAGGTGGCATCCGGCGGCTCACCCCATGCCGACAATGTAGCTGCCGCGATACTTGGAGGTTTCATCCTGGTTAAAAGCTATAATCCCATAGATGTCCTGAAACTGGATATCCCCGAATTCCCTGTCATTCTGGCTGTGATAATGAAAAGCCAGCGAACGACAAGAGGTTTCATTACGTATGAAATTGGCCAGGAGAAGCTGAAGGAGCAGATGGCGCGCTGTTCCAGAGTCATTCATGCGCTTCATATCCGTGATATTGAAGAATTTGGAAAAGCAGTAAGCGTGGATTACATTGCCGAGCCTGTGCGAAGCGCGGCCATACCCGGTTACCAGGATATAAAACAAAAAGCCCTGTCCGCCGGAGCCTACGGATTTAACGTCAGTGGCGGCGGCTCATCCGTCTTTGCTGTTTGCCCGGAAAATAAAGTTGATGAAATAGCTTTCCTTCTCGAAAAGGAATTCACTTCTAATCCTCATTTTATTGAGGTAATCAGAACTAAAACCAGTAATGAAGGGGTGAGAATCATTAAATCATAG
- a CDS encoding M20/M25/M40 family metallo-hydrolase, producing MKRNILQFNVSIAASLIFCILLQNTLYAQPFQDKRPDNLKDIMYSQTAFFANNSGISADPFIVDAISHINADSIKATIQSLQDFGSRFLMLDNRKDIADWLVRKFIGYGYTDVKIDSFLCYINWGGTFVDTNMQYNVICTLPGQSAPSEEYHIGGHYDSFCNIDPYTYAPGANDNGSAIAASFEIARIMKLLDYQPESTIKFTLFAAEELGLFGSRSLAQRLYENGTDLRLYFNFDMISNDPDSLNEITLYSYPGVEWATYLADDNFQEYTDLVSYINPEGSSGSDAFSYWIWGFPTTYVEERDFSPNWHLPSDIVGNCNTEYCAEITRGACALLMEEQILPYPQRVFATSSEQGVTISWQTTQNPNVAGHNIYRSEVQGTGYEKINGALVTGSSYLDETTIAGVNYYYIAKTVNTAQEESLSSSEVNGTRFAFSDTLLVINTLPGISTTPDSIFQFYDYILEDIPYHWQDINLEQALTLGDLARHRNVLWLANSSYATNMRPSYPDMISYFQNGGHMMVSAFNPCKLLENITTYPLVYPEGSLMYDYFKIDSIDRNITSMMFQAYPVSSEYDTIRIDPDKSTTPAYPGQIYNVDIFLPAPDGQLIYRFDSYYPPDSPLGKSQDYPVGIEYMGEDFKTLLLSFPLYYLDTMDAKEFLRLVMFEKFNIPTGITEPAEYVDANPLKCYPNPLQDIATIEFNLENSEIVNLSVYNMQGSLIEVLMNEKADKGQHRYSFSAALLPSGVYQVVLKTASSLNSRKIIIF from the coding sequence ATGAAAAGAAATATTTTGCAATTCAACGTCAGTATTGCAGCATCACTTATTTTTTGCATTCTCTTGCAAAACACTTTATATGCTCAACCATTTCAGGATAAACGACCAGATAATCTGAAAGATATCATGTATTCTCAGACCGCTTTTTTTGCTAATAATTCCGGCATATCTGCCGACCCGTTTATTGTAGATGCTATCAGTCATATCAATGCTGACAGCATAAAAGCGACGATTCAAAGCCTGCAGGATTTCGGATCGCGGTTTTTAATGCTCGACAACCGGAAGGATATCGCTGATTGGCTTGTCCGGAAGTTTATAGGTTATGGTTATACAGATGTAAAAATTGACTCATTCCTATGTTATATAAACTGGGGTGGCACTTTTGTGGATACGAATATGCAGTATAATGTCATTTGCACGTTACCGGGGCAAAGTGCACCTTCTGAAGAGTACCATATAGGAGGACATTATGATTCTTTCTGTAATATAGATCCATATACGTACGCACCGGGGGCAAACGACAATGGCAGTGCCATAGCTGCTTCATTCGAAATTGCCAGGATAATGAAACTGCTCGACTACCAGCCCGAATCCACCATTAAGTTTACGCTCTTTGCGGCAGAGGAACTGGGATTATTTGGCTCTCGTTCCCTGGCACAACGACTGTATGAAAATGGCACGGATCTCCGGTTATATTTCAACTTTGATATGATTTCGAATGATCCGGATAGCCTCAATGAGATTACACTTTACAGCTATCCCGGTGTTGAATGGGCAACGTATCTTGCCGACGATAACTTCCAAGAGTATACCGATTTGGTGAGTTACATTAATCCCGAAGGCAGTTCTGGTTCTGATGCCTTCTCTTACTGGATCTGGGGATTCCCGACGACCTATGTCGAAGAAAGAGACTTTAGCCCAAACTGGCACTTACCTTCAGATATTGTGGGTAATTGCAATACTGAATATTGTGCTGAAATCACCAGGGGCGCCTGTGCCTTGCTCATGGAGGAACAGATACTTCCATATCCGCAGAGGGTGTTTGCCACATCTTCAGAACAGGGTGTCACCATATCCTGGCAGACCACACAAAATCCTAATGTGGCAGGACATAACATTTACCGCTCTGAAGTGCAGGGAACAGGATATGAAAAAATAAACGGTGCGCTGGTCACAGGATCATCTTATCTTGACGAGACCACCATAGCCGGAGTTAACTATTATTATATCGCGAAAACAGTCAATACTGCTCAGGAGGAGAGCCTGTCATCGTCGGAAGTCAATGGAACACGCTTTGCTTTTTCCGATACGCTGCTTGTCATCAATACCCTTCCAGGGATCAGCACTACGCCAGATAGCATCTTCCAGTTCTATGACTATATCCTCGAAGATATACCTTATCATTGGCAAGATATTAATCTTGAACAAGCTCTCACGCTGGGGGATTTGGCTCGGCACCGGAATGTCCTGTGGCTGGCAAATTCCTCTTATGCAACAAACATGCGTCCATCCTATCCTGATATGATCAGTTACTTTCAAAATGGTGGGCATATGATGGTCAGCGCTTTTAATCCATGCAAGTTATTGGAAAACATCACCACCTATCCGCTTGTCTATCCCGAAGGCTCATTGATGTATGATTATTTTAAAATTGATTCGATCGACCGGAATATAACCAGCATGATGTTCCAGGCTTATCCTGTCAGCAGTGAATACGACACAATAAGGATTGATCCGGATAAATCGACAACACCGGCTTACCCGGGTCAGATATATAATGTTGATATTTTCCTGCCAGCTCCCGACGGCCAACTGATTTACCGGTTCGATTCATATTATCCGCCTGATTCGCCTTTGGGCAAATCACAGGATTATCCTGTTGGCATTGAATATATGGGTGAGGATTTCAAGACCCTGCTGCTGAGTTTCCCGCTGTATTATTTAGATACGATGGATGCCAAAGAATTCCTGCGTCTCGTGATGTTTGAAAAGTTTAACATCCCGACAGGAATTACCGAACCTGCTGAATATGTTGATGCCAATCCTCTGAAATGTTATCCAAATCCTTTGCAGGATATAGCTACCATTGAGTTTAATCTCGAAAATAGTGAAATTGTAAACCTGTCGGTTTATAACATGCAAGGCAGCCTTATTGAAGTGCTAATGAATGAAAAGGCAGATAAAGGGCAACACCGTTACAGTTTTTCTGCTGCTTTGCTACCTTCAGGTGTTTATCAGGTGGTATTGAAAACTGCGTCCTCTTTAAATTCCAGAAAAATAATAATATTCTGA
- a CDS encoding SDR family oxidoreductase, with protein sequence MHIDLTNKVALITGSSRGIGRATALQCAASGAKVVVHYRKNKEAAEEVFSNLPGQGHMVIQGDQSDPGSLKNLVEAVIYRMGHIDILVNNAAIFEEKLVIALDFEGFCDFWERTIKTNLNGVAHLSFLVAKHMITNGGGKIINISSRGAFRGEPDAWPYGASKAGVNALGQSMAKALAPHKVYVYTVAPGWVETDMTAHAMTNKSRAAIINQSPMKRIARPDEIARTIVFLASDGTEYMSGCIVDMNGASYLRT encoded by the coding sequence ATGCATATTGATTTGACAAATAAAGTTGCCCTTATCACTGGGTCTTCACGCGGTATCGGAAGAGCCACTGCATTGCAGTGTGCGGCATCAGGGGCAAAGGTGGTGGTACATTATAGAAAAAACAAGGAAGCCGCTGAGGAGGTCTTTTCCAATCTACCAGGTCAGGGTCATATGGTAATCCAGGGAGATCAATCCGATCCCGGATCATTGAAGAATCTTGTTGAAGCCGTGATCTACCGGATGGGTCATATCGATATCCTCGTTAACAATGCCGCAATTTTTGAAGAGAAGCTGGTCATAGCTCTGGATTTTGAAGGATTTTGTGATTTCTGGGAGCGGACTATTAAAACCAACCTCAACGGAGTTGCCCATCTTTCATTCCTTGTGGCAAAACACATGATCACTAATGGTGGCGGGAAAATTATAAATATTTCATCGAGGGGTGCCTTCAGGGGCGAACCCGACGCCTGGCCTTATGGCGCCAGTAAAGCCGGAGTGAATGCACTGGGCCAGTCTATGGCCAAGGCATTGGCACCGCACAAAGTCTATGTGTATACTGTTGCTCCCGGGTGGGTTGAAACCGATATGACAGCCCATGCCATGACAAATAAGTCACGTGCGGCCATAATCAACCAGAGTCCAATGAAACGGATAGCCCGTCCTGACGAGATAGCCCGGACCATCGTTTTCCTGGCATCAGATGGCACCGAATATATGAGCGGTTGTATAGTCGATATGAATGGCGCCTCCTATCTAAGAACCTGA